The DNA region CATCACTATCACTATCACCAAGGAACATTGCTACTGGATATGTAGGCAGCTGCCACGAACCATGTAAGATAATATAAAGGATGAGAAACCAATCAGCAGTACACAGTCTCATAATTTGATATTGAAATAATTCATCAATAAAGACATTTCAGACCACTAAGACTAATAATAGAGAGAAACTTTATTTCTTGTGATTGTttttcccttaaaaaaaaatagaggaccTACTTGCACAAGCATCTTTTGTGATATTGTAGTTGTTAGCTTCCAGCCTGCAAACCTCAACTTTCAGCCTTGTAGCTATATTCTTCTCATAAGCAGAGATGAGAGATTCTCTCACTTGCTTTATCTCATGTTCCAGTCCCTCACTTTGTTCAGTTGCATGCTTGGAGCCCGGGTCAATCCCTGCAATGCATCATGACATTGTTAGTATTGCTTTTCTTCCAACTAATTATGTCATTTAACTTCAGAAAAACCATTATATTTATACCAATGCTTTGCAGAACTTGAATATGCCTCTCTGAATTGTTTGTCCATGATATTAACCTGCCCAACATTCAAGGTTCAAAATAAGTTTGTGGTATAAACTCTAAAGCAACAAGCCTTATGAACAAGTACTCAATCTAACAACTTACCCAAATGCAAAAGGACAACTGCagacattttttaatttgagaaaaaaagaacAGGTTTTTTGGAGTATCTACATGCAGCTTGAAACTCCAAATGTGGTAGTAAAAAACAGATCCAAAGAGAGGTAGTGAAGTGGACATATTAAGTGCAGCGAAGGTGCTCGACGAAATGCGAAAGAGAGCGACAGGTGAATAAGTAAACCTAGTTAGTGGGAAGGAAAAGGGATACCCAAACTTCCTCTTCTTAGGGGGGTCGCGGAAAAGGATCT from Glycine soja cultivar W05 chromosome 8, ASM419377v2, whole genome shotgun sequence includes:
- the LOC114422754 gene encoding uncharacterized protein LOC114422754 isoform X2; this translates as MTVVAPWPRRRRKHLIAAKILFRDPPKKRKFGLISWTNNSERHIQVLQSIGIDPGSKHATEQSEGLEHEIKQVRESLISAYEKNIATRLKVEVCRLEANNYNITKDACATAYISSSNVPW
- the LOC114422754 gene encoding uncharacterized protein LOC114422754 isoform X1, which gives rise to MTVVAPWPRRRRKHLIAAKILFRDPPKKRKFGYPFSFPLTRFTYSPVALFRISSSTFAALNMSTSLPLFGSVFYYHIWSFKLHVDTPKNLFFFSQIKKCLQLSFCIWVNIMDKQFREAYSSSAKHWD